The genomic DNA CGAGCAAGAGTAAGTATTTCAATAGTTGTAATCAGTTTAGTAATGAATCtcacacaattttactttcagaAAGAATGGCTTCTGCCACTGAGCTCAAGGAAAAAGAAAATGGCactgaaaaaaaatacattaatgtGAATGATATATCTGATGAGTTATCATATCAGCATAAATTAATAAACGATGCTTCGAATGTAACCAATCAACATTCAGGAAATGGATTTTCACTTacagaaaacaaaagcaaaacaaaaactcgTCAACTTAATGGAACAACCTCATGTACACATACCACTTCAAGCAAAGGCACATCTACTGGTACATTcatgaaattgaaaacatatttacatgcattgcGTCCATGGTCATTATCTGGCAGTTTGGTACCAACATTGATGGGATCTGCGCTGGCTTATCGTTCTCAATGGGCCGCTGATTTTAGTctgataacattttttttaactgccTTCACAGTAGTTACAGTGCATTGTGCAGGCAATGTGGTGAATACTTACTTCGACTTCGTGAAGGGTATTGACAAACAGAAAGCCGATGATCGAACTCTCGTTGACCACATTCTCACAAAGGATGAGGTAAGTAAAAGTTTTGCACTTCCCTTGCTTCTTGTTTTCTCTGTTTGCTTTCGAAAAAACTACTGAAGGAAAACATTCGTCAGGCAAAAAACATGGGACAATCGAGCACATACatgctaattaaaaaaattcttaactcTCTTCAATgtgctttcttttttattacgGCTTCATTATAACATTCTAAAATTAGTCTTTTTGAATACTGCTCGTTGACCGGTTCTGTTATCATTTTATCCGCATTCATAAAAAATGGATAATTAGGTGTTCtctaattttttacatatcttaattttttaggtAGTTTCCTTGGGAGCAATTTTATACATGGCTGGTTGCGGTGGATTCATTTGTTTATCCTTTCTTAGTCCAGCGAAAATGGAGCACCTAGCACTAATTTATTTTGGCGGCTTATCATCTAGCTTTCTTTACACTGGTGGAATCGGTTTCAAATACATCGCTCTTGGAGATGTTGTTATATTAATACTTTTCGGACCACTTTCAGTATTGTTTGCATATATGTCACAAACCGGTCACGTGGATTGGACCGCAATTTATTACGCTCTTCCTTTGGCACTTAATGCGGAGGCTATATTACACAGTAATAACACGCGAGATGCTGAAAACGACCGTAAAGCTGGAATCGTAACGTTAGCAATACTTATTGGACGTACTGCATCGCACGTCCTTTATGCTTTGCTTCTCTTCACACCCTACAGTGTATTTGTTGTATATGGCCTGAAATACTCGCTTTGGTTTTTATTGCCGCTTGTGACAGTACCACAGGCATTTCAGATCGAGAAACGTTTTCGTAACGAACATACCATGAGTGCTGTTCCGCGACAAACagctaaattaaatttctttttcggTATACTCTATGTGGTAGCAATATGTTGTGCTAGACAACTACCCGATTTCAGTTATCGCAAACATTAGTGTGttcaaattgtttataataGTAGCGAAAATTTGCAAGGCTTCCACAAaacaatttatatgaaatcataGAGGAGCTAAAACAAATACTACAATGAAAACTGACtgtacaataaatttttgtaataattagaAGCAAATATTAATAACTCTATAAAAATGAGTACATGAAAGTACACCTTACACAAATAGAATCtgaagttttatttattataataagcCGAACGAAGTTTTATAAAACGATTAAAATATTAAGGTAGTTTAGCATGGAAATAGGGAATTTTTCGTAagctttataaacaaatataatgtatatgtataacatgTGTACGAAACAGAACTAAATGAATATTCACTTCTAAATTTTGATATCGAGTTTTGCAGTTTTTATAGAGTACAGTTCATTTCCAACATATAATCAAGATCCAGGTAATTTGagagaatttaaaaatactcATACGATTTGCATGCTATGCGATTCTTGAAcccattaatttatattaacaaTGTATGTAATCTCGTAATTAATTTCCTTAATGATTTGGTAAtctcataattttaaaatttcatgtaatatatttaataaataaaagtgcttTAAAAAGGAGGACGAATGAAAAgttgatttttatttcatactAGTAGATTCGATCGATTTCGATTCGGTATAAGAATCCAAAAGATTgtacttatttaattttaaaaatgattgatacaaatatataaaaaataatgagttttccatttttaattttattcaaaatacatacatatacctattagtatagataataacataataaagtgaatattgttcattttaaaataaatttaatttctctcaAAACTGATAATGAACATACgcattcaaaatatgtttacataatTTATGTTGCGAATACTCGTAAAATAATGTCATAATTTTGTGTATAAATGTGACGGAATGGGTCTTTACATAGTTTTAGTCATGGTGTCTTGGGACAATATAAGCACTAAAAGGTTTCACTGCAGCTGTTGCCCCATCTAAAGGCTCATCATCAGGCATTTCTCCTTGTAGTGGCAGAAAGTGAAAGTGTTGGATAACTGTCGTTATGAACACAAACAGATTCTGCCTACCCAGTATGTCACCCATGCAACGGTGCCGTCCAAATCCAAAAGGATTGTAGGCCTCTGGGATTTTTAATTTACCATCCATTAAATAACGTTCTGGGTCAAATTTACTTGGGTTAGGGAAATCATGCGAATTCATCAGCATACCTCGAAAACAAGCGATTACCATAGTATCTTTCGGAATAGTGAACCCGCTCAATCGTGTGTCACGCAGAGCCCGATGGGGAATACCAAAGGTGTTACCCATAAACATACGTACAGCCTCCAAAACTATAGATTCACAATATGGTAATTTTGCACGATCACTCCATTCCGGTAAACGATCGACGCCAATCATTTCCTTTATCTCAGCAAAAGCCTTCTCTTGTATTTCTGGGTTGCGGACCATATGTAAAAAGGCGAAACCCAAACTTTTATTGGTTGTTTCAGAACCGACTAAGAACATATCAAGGCACACAGCTAGTAGTTGCTCTTCACTGAAAAATTCGCCTCGCTTGGGATTGTCCAATTCACGCAAATAACTGTCCATCAAATCACGGGGCATGTCAAAGTTTGCGTATGTTTTGCGATGATTTTCAACTTCTTTacgtaaaaatgtataaatccGTTGATGATTTTCTATGAATGCGTTATAGCCCGAATAGTTTGGTGCGATAAACCTAATAAAGGGGAAATGGCTGAACAGCGCCCCTACCATATCCACGTtttgaaataattcaaaaagcaTGGTCAGTAGATCGGTTATCTCTGCACTTTTGCGGTTGTAGCGTTTACTAGCCATCATGGACCACAGTGTATTTAATACATTCACTTTGAGCAAATCATGCATGGAGACTTCGGCCTGTTTACCACCCTGTTCGCTAACGATCTCCCTCAATTCTTCCAACAAAAACGAGGCTTCATGTTGAATAATATTCACCATCCCAGCACGCGAAAAACCAAAATCTTTAAGATGTCGCAATATGAAACGACGTTGATCCACCCATAGGTCCTCATCCGTCACCAATATGCCCTTCTTCGAATTAAATGTTCTCATTCTATAGAATATACCATCTGGTTTGCCATCTAGATCCTCATTAGTCATCATTTCGTTTATGGTATCACAGTAATATGCGATCACAACTTTGTCTCTGCCGATCTTTAGACCATATAATCCATACGGATTTATATAGTACTTAGCTAATTCGTCAACAACTTTGCAAAACATTCCACATTTTAATCTCAATTCGGAGATCTGCAGGGCGCAACCGACAATTGGATACCATTTTGGTCCAGGTGGAAACTTCGGCGGTTTCTTAACATCCCAGAGAAGAAAGAGTAAAATCAATACGCTAAAAAATATAACGGTATAAAACATTACACGTTTTCAAGAGCGTAAAACTctgatgtttatttatttatttttttcttctttggcTTTTCCGCAGCAGCACTTCCGGGCAAAGAAAACGCAAACAGCTTTCACTTTTTTACAACAGTTCGTTTGTTGATTTCACTTCGCGGCGTCGCTACAAACCAACACTCGCACGAAATTGTTGCAACGACTTTGTGTGGCAGTTACAATTTGTTTTTACCCCGTATCGCTGGCGCTAAGTATTCCGCATCTAACCTAGTCTGTGAGTCTTAAATAACTGAAGTTGTCCCGACTGTTGCGTCATAATTTATAGTGGGTCAGGCGAACAAAATCTACGTGATGCAAGTGTGAACACATACATCCGTACATGCataatgtatatgtaagtaaggTGACTTAAAATTTCGCgggctaaaaattaaaatttaaaaaatttcttatattcTCGCCACATGTAGCAGACGAGCATCATATATGgtatttgttcacctaatgccAGCTTAAAATagcttaaaataaatagaacaggcaaatctatatatatttttttcaatttcttagtGTCGTTCGGAATAACATTCCTTCGTTATCTCGACAAGGGCCCTCTCCTACATCAATGTTATACTAAAAAGTTAGATATACGAAAATGGATAATCAACGGTCATCAGATATccgaaatatttacatatttcattaCCCACCTTCCTGACAATTGAACTTTATGCATTGAAGGCATTCTGATATTTTCTATGGACAAATTCCTTTCACTCAATCCATATAAAATAAGAtccgtttaataaaaaaagcatATCTGAaccataaaacaattaaatttactttcgctgtaaaaaaatattgaatcacTTGATTCGCCCACCTTACTACAATCCCAATTGTTGCTTGCACACAGCATAACATTTATGAACCCTCCCAAGTGCAAAAGCATACAGCTTATTCAAGAGCATCTCAAATTATAACGGTTTTACCTTTCTGTTCCAGCTATtcgaaattaataaatcaaaaactcTGCACAAAGGTAGCAATTAATATATGATCGAATaaggaaattattatttgtattcgaATTAGCACTTTAGAGTTTGGGCGCAAATTACGTTTATATAATCCACGATACGTAGTTGTTGTCCAATATCAATCCGAGCTGTACGTACAAGTATACGTGCaccatatgcatacatatcttCACTTACACACAATTCGTGAATACGTAACTATGTAAgcgtttgtttttatattttattaatttttgtatgaaacTGGTTCCGCTCTTTCAGGACCAGCATAATTTTGACTAAAACAGGATAGTTGTCCCTCGCCCGCATATTTATCGCTATCTAACTTGCATGAACAACTAGTATTAATGGAAAACAGTGTGTGCACTTAACGATTTTGAACGAATTTTCACCAAACctcttttttttatagtttgaaATATTCCAAGATACATGACAGGATTAATCGTGAAAAAGCgtgttttcattttcaaatcgCACGCTTTTAAAGCAGgtggtaaaatatttttaagctttaagcGATAATTATTGCATTGATCTGCGCCTAGTCAACTCATACTTATTTCCAACATGTTGAAGTAAGTGGCTTTAGTGTTTAAAGAGCATCGTTTGGCCGAGAAAGCGTGCCCTTGGGATGAGAATAGTCTTTGtgataaatatttgttgttatttattggtttaatatgtttaaaatatatataggttgCACTGTGAAagcatcaaatatatatatttgtatatatgtacatatatacatatatcgtgtTGAaacaaaagtgtaaaaaataaaatatcgcgTAAAACACATTATACAAAggattaaaactatttttcagCAAGTTCTTAAAGATTTATTTGATACAGACGAAAATAATTTAGACATTTCTATATGGCGATGgcgttaaaaataattttaaatcaacaaataaaattataataaacataaaaaacacaaatttt from Bactrocera oleae isolate idBacOlea1 chromosome 3, idBacOlea1, whole genome shotgun sequence includes the following:
- the heix gene encoding ubiA prenyltransferase domain-containing protein 1 homolog, whose amino-acid sequence is MASATELKEKENGTEKKYINVNDISDELSYQHKLINDASNVTNQHSGNGFSLTENKSKTKTRQLNGTTSCTHTTSSKGTSTGTFMKLKTYLHALRPWSLSGSLVPTLMGSALAYRSQWAADFSLITFFLTAFTVVTVHCAGNVVNTYFDFVKGIDKQKADDRTLVDHILTKDEVVSLGAILYMAGCGGFICLSFLSPAKMEHLALIYFGGLSSSFLYTGGIGFKYIALGDVVILILFGPLSVLFAYMSQTGHVDWTAIYYALPLALNAEAILHSNNTRDAENDRKAGIVTLAILIGRTASHVLYALLLFTPYSVFVVYGLKYSLWFLLPLVTVPQAFQIEKRFRNEHTMSAVPRQTAKLNFFFGILYVVAICCARQLPDFSYRKH
- the Cyp303a1 gene encoding probable cytochrome P450 303a1 → MFYTVIFFSVLILLFLLWDVKKPPKFPPGPKWYPIVGCALQISELRLKCGMFCKVVDELAKYYINPYGLYGLKIGRDKVVIAYYCDTINEMMTNEDLDGKPDGIFYRMRTFNSKKGILVTDEDLWVDQRRFILRHLKDFGFSRAGMVNIIQHEASFLLEELREIVSEQGGKQAEVSMHDLLKVNVLNTLWSMMASKRYNRKSAEITDLLTMLFELFQNVDMVGALFSHFPFIRFIAPNYSGYNAFIENHQRIYTFLRKEVENHRKTYANFDMPRDLMDSYLRELDNPKRGEFFSEEQLLAVCLDMFLVGSETTNKSLGFAFLHMVRNPEIQEKAFAEIKEMIGVDRLPEWSDRAKLPYCESIVLEAVRMFMGNTFGIPHRALRDTRLSGFTIPKDTMVIACFRGMLMNSHDFPNPSKFDPERYLMDGKLKIPEAYNPFGFGRHRCMGDILGRQNLFVFITTVIQHFHFLPLQGEMPDDEPLDGATAAVKPFSAYIVPRHHD